The DNA segment cataacttTTCCCTTACaatactgtttcctgttttgAAACCAAGCTggatcaaaatatatatataggccattgttcctttctcttctttgtgaaattcacacatctcctaaaataagaataaaaataatacatttaaaaagtcacgtacatcctaaacaaacaggaatATCAATCAAGTTGGCCATGTCCTGTTAGCGACTAGgtataaccaatcatgttaaaagttttctgaatttgtaatgaattccttttaaagaaaagtgagctaatcaatgaattgtataaatatagcctgaggacattttttcttttgtagcaatgtgactaatatgtggctaacatgtaatgcacttgttacctcttcgaagatttagataaagaataacgattgatgctttctcctgtctgtgttttattgcttaaatcggggcattccagtgtgtgtgtgtgtgtggggtgccTGTCTGTATTATTAAAATTTTCTTCAACATTCCCCAACAGGGTGCCGGTCCATGATGATGCCCATTCACATACACCCACATTCACACATATAGGGGCCAATATGAAATTTCCAGGTATTTAGTAAAGGAGGAAGATCGGAGCACCTGGGGAAAATCCTGCACTCACAGTGGACACTGTCTAGAACTGTATATCGGACTTCAGCCCAGCATGCTGGATCCATAATTTAGCAGGTCTAACCATAATGCTACCATTCCATCCTAGGAAGTGTATTACAGTAATATTTCTAATTATTGCAATTCATTTCAAATGCTGACCccattaacttttctttttttttatttcacagaagaCGTCCGAGGTCATCATGACTAATGCAAGCCTGACAACCTCATCAGTTGAGCAGTTTATTGTCTTTGGCTTTCCAGGATTTCAGGATCATGAAAGCAAACTTCTCATTTCTGTAATATTCTTGATTGCCTACCTTTTTATTTGGCTGGGGAATGTCAGCATTATTGTCACATTCATGTTGAATGAAAGCCTGCACAAGCCCATGTATGTTCTGATTTGCACTCTGGCAGTGTTTGACATTACTTTTTCATCTATCACAGTCCCAAGAGCActggcagttttaatgtttgacGCCAGAGTGGTATCGTTTAATGCTTGTTTTGCtcaactttttctttttcatgctgTAGGAAGTTCACAGTCCTTTCTCTTAATGTTGATGGCATATGACAGATTGGTGGCCATCTGTAACCCCCTTCTCTACAGCACCATTATGAGCAACAGAGTCATTCTAAATCAGATCACATTGTGTTGGCTTGGCGGATTCATTACTCCTTTGATTCCACTCATTTTGGCTCTCAGGCTGCCCTTCTGTGGTCCCAATAAAGTTATGAACATTTATTGTGAGCTTGCCTCTGTGGTCCGACTGGCTTGTAGTGACATTTCAGTTAATACCACTTTGGCTTTCATCATTGCTATGTGCACATTGCTCATCCCCTTGGCTTATATTGTGTATTCCTACATATGCATCATTAAATCTGTGCTCAATATTGCCAGTTCTGAAGGACGGGTCAAGGCTTTCTCTACCTGTGGGACACACCTGATGGTAATTTGTATCTTTATTGTCACTGCTGTTGGTTTTTACATTTCATATCGGATCCCAGGAAGTTCTGAAGATGTGCGCACAATGGCAGCTGTGTTGCAGAATATAATTCCACCGTTACTGAACCCTGTTATATACTGCCTGAGGAATAAAGAGATTAGAGACAACTTTGTGAAAAGTGTAAAAAGATGTAAAATATTACCATGATGAGAAGCAGCATTTTTCTGCTATGATATGAGTGAATATgttaaacataaatatttttttgcaattccTGAGCCTGTTGCCTTTTTACAGTA comes from the Erpetoichthys calabaricus chromosome 4, fErpCal1.3, whole genome shotgun sequence genome and includes:
- the LOC114651281 gene encoding olfactory receptor 6N1-like encodes the protein MRLNIRSSLPASLTLTSLGLPPGGLSPTSWTVTLMTIPPLTSLPVSICLDPSLPQSQNICHLRAVTTGLTGELTGFVVTVMELQNVVFFIQDTVAELQLIKIQAGKQWTQLAEAEKTSEVIMTNASLTTSSVEQFIVFGFPGFQDHESKLLISVIFLIAYLFIWLGNVSIIVTFMLNESLHKPMYVLICTLAVFDITFSSITVPRALAVLMFDARVVSFNACFAQLFLFHAVGSSQSFLLMLMAYDRLVAICNPLLYSTIMSNRVILNQITLCWLGGFITPLIPLILALRLPFCGPNKVMNIYCELASVVRLACSDISVNTTLAFIIAMCTLLIPLAYIVYSYICIIKSVLNIASSEGRVKAFSTCGTHLMVICIFIVTAVGFYISYRIPGSSEDVRTMAAVLQNIIPPLLNPVIYCLRNKEIRDNFVKSVKRCKILP